In Paenibacillus algicola, a genomic segment contains:
- the hprK gene encoding HPr(Ser) kinase/phosphatase — translation MKSITVQSLANAFQLEVLAGSGHTDRSIARSKVHRPGLEFVGYFDFFPMERVQVLGRKEITYLLTLTVEERVLHIRNIVHYHPPCFIVTADQQDIPYLTLFCEEEGIPLLRTKESTTEFIAKLDRYLTKELAPEISIHGVCLNVAGIGILLRGKSGIGKSETAHTLIRRGHRLVADDIVVLKKLGPATLLGTHNETSREFLALRSIGLINVVRQYGRTAFQDESRIVLDIELTSWQDRALNNELEVEQKYSDYLGVKVPYIEIQLQPGRDVGGLIEAAANSWYLKQLGYSAAEEFMNRIDNGMQP, via the coding sequence ATGAAATCCATCACGGTTCAGAGCCTGGCCAACGCCTTTCAACTGGAGGTCTTGGCTGGAAGCGGTCATACCGACCGAAGCATTGCCCGCTCCAAAGTGCACCGGCCGGGGCTGGAGTTTGTCGGTTACTTTGATTTTTTTCCAATGGAACGGGTACAGGTGCTTGGACGCAAGGAGATTACCTATCTGCTCACGCTCACGGTGGAGGAGCGCGTGCTGCATATCCGGAATATTGTTCATTATCATCCACCCTGCTTTATCGTCACGGCTGATCAGCAGGATATTCCGTATCTTACACTGTTTTGTGAGGAGGAAGGCATTCCGCTGCTGCGGACGAAAGAGTCCACGACCGAATTTATCGCGAAGCTCGACCGTTATCTGACGAAGGAGCTCGCACCGGAAATTTCCATCCACGGGGTCTGCCTCAATGTGGCAGGCATCGGTATTCTGCTCCGCGGCAAATCAGGCATTGGCAAAAGCGAAACCGCCCACACCTTGATCCGCCGGGGTCACCGGCTGGTCGCCGACGATATTGTTGTGCTGAAGAAGCTGGGACCGGCTACCCTGCTGGGTACTCATAACGAGACGTCCCGCGAATTTCTCGCGCTGCGCAGCATTGGTCTCATTAATGTGGTGCGGCAATACGGACGCACGGCCTTTCAGGATGAATCCCGCATCGTGCTGGATATCGAGCTGACGTCCTGGCAGGACCGGGCGCTGAACAATGAGCTGGAGGTCGAGCAGAAGTACAGCGATTATCTTGGCGTCAAGGTTCCCTACATCGAGATTCAGCTGCAGCCCGGCCGCGACGTCGGCGGCCTGATTGAAGCTGCTGCGAACAGCTGGTATTTGAAGCAGCTGGGCTACA